The proteins below come from a single Caulobacter segnis ATCC 21756 genomic window:
- a CDS encoding HWE histidine kinase domain-containing protein, with the protein MVGLAGTQFRDVSTDDLYARLEQAEAALADEIRKSETLARVTEAVASTSDVDACVQAGIDGAREIIGAAYGAFFYNAVRGDGEAYTLYRLSGAPPEAFSNFPMPRKTAVFAPTFDGAGVVRSSDITQDPRYGQNTPRSGMPEGHLPVRSYLAIPVSNPQGVVLGGLFFGHPEPGRFTARDEALLVGLGAQLAVTIDSIRINAAALDELDQRRRAEERLKFALDSGRMGSWDLDVATRAYEASDLCKANYGRRTDESFTFADLIATIHPEDRPRIMAAIESAIRDGADYDVEYRVVLPTGELRWLHARGRAAQTADDGGARRLAGVSLDITERKRAEERQKLLVNELNHRVKNSLATVQSIAAQTLRSIASPEFFREAFEARLIALSHTHDLLTRESWEGASLREVFDGELRAMAGEDRVTFDYQADLRLNPKAAVALGMGLHELATNAAKYGAWSVPGGRVVVSWRLEPNLLRLTWTEHGGPTVKPPTRRGFGARLLERGLAAELSGAVELTYDASGLVCHMALPLRALEP; encoded by the coding sequence TTGGTCGGCTTGGCTGGGACGCAGTTTCGCGACGTTTCGACGGACGACCTTTACGCACGCCTGGAGCAGGCCGAGGCCGCGCTCGCCGACGAAATCCGAAAGTCCGAAACCCTGGCGCGGGTGACCGAAGCGGTCGCCTCCACCAGTGATGTCGACGCCTGCGTCCAGGCGGGGATCGACGGCGCCCGCGAGATCATCGGCGCGGCCTACGGGGCGTTCTTCTACAATGCCGTGAGGGGCGACGGCGAGGCCTACACGCTCTATCGGCTGTCCGGCGCGCCGCCCGAGGCCTTCTCCAACTTCCCCATGCCGCGCAAGACCGCGGTCTTCGCCCCGACCTTCGACGGCGCCGGGGTCGTGCGCTCCAGCGATATCACCCAAGACCCGCGCTACGGCCAGAACACGCCGAGGAGCGGCATGCCCGAAGGCCACCTGCCCGTGCGCAGCTACCTGGCTATTCCGGTCAGCAACCCGCAAGGCGTGGTGCTGGGCGGCCTCTTCTTCGGCCATCCGGAGCCTGGGCGCTTCACGGCGCGCGATGAGGCGCTGCTGGTGGGCCTGGGCGCCCAGCTGGCGGTGACCATCGACTCGATCCGCATCAACGCCGCCGCCCTGGATGAACTGGACCAGCGCCGCCGGGCCGAGGAGCGCCTGAAGTTCGCGCTGGATTCCGGGCGCATGGGCTCCTGGGACCTCGATGTCGCCACCCGCGCCTACGAGGCTTCCGACCTCTGCAAGGCCAATTACGGGCGCCGCACGGACGAGTCCTTCACCTTCGCGGACCTGATCGCCACGATCCATCCCGAGGATCGCCCACGCATCATGGCGGCGATCGAGAGCGCCATCCGCGACGGGGCGGACTATGATGTCGAGTACCGCGTCGTCCTGCCCACGGGCGAGCTGCGCTGGCTGCACGCCCGCGGCCGCGCGGCCCAGACGGCCGACGACGGCGGCGCCCGGCGGCTGGCCGGGGTCTCCCTGGACATCACCGAGCGCAAGCGCGCCGAAGAGCGCCAGAAGCTGCTGGTCAACGAGCTGAATCACCGGGTCAAGAACAGCCTGGCCACCGTGCAGTCGATCGCCGCCCAGACCCTGCGCTCGATCGCCTCCCCGGAATTCTTCCGCGAAGCCTTCGAGGCGCGGCTGATCGCCCTGTCCCACACCCACGACCTCCTGACCCGCGAAAGCTGGGAGGGCGCCAGCCTGCGCGAGGTGTTCGACGGCGAGCTGCGCGCCATGGCCGGCGAGGACCGCGTCACCTTCGACTACCAGGCGGATCTGCGGCTGAACCCGAAGGCCGCCGTGGCGCTGGGCATGGGGCTGCACGAGCTGGCGACCAACGCGGCCAAATACGGCGCCTGGTCGGTTCCGGGCGGGCGCGTGGTCGTCTCCTGGCGGCTGGAACCCAATCTGCTGCGTCTGACCTGGACCGAACATGGTGGTCCGACGGTGAAGCCTCCCACCCGCCGCGGCTTCGGCGCGCGGCTTCTTGAACGCGGTCTCGCGGCCGAGCTATCCGGCGCGGTCGAGCTGACCTATGATGCGTCTGGACTCGTCTGCCACATGGCGCTGCCCCTTCGCGCGCTGGAGCCCTGA
- a CDS encoding response regulator: MKTLSSLKVLVVEDEALVSMLVEDMLTDLGCTVVGPAAEIEEALKLAGSADIDAALLDVNLGGRPIFPVADALRSRGVPFAFASGYGEAGISEDHKGSAVLQKPFREADLRRVLEGLVAQTA, from the coding sequence ATGAAGACACTCTCGTCCCTGAAGGTGCTGGTCGTCGAAGACGAAGCCCTGGTTTCCATGCTGGTCGAGGACATGCTGACCGACCTCGGCTGCACCGTCGTCGGGCCCGCCGCCGAGATCGAGGAGGCGTTGAAGCTTGCCGGCTCGGCGGATATCGACGCCGCCCTGCTGGACGTGAACCTGGGCGGTCGGCCGATCTTCCCGGTCGCCGACGCCCTGCGCAGCCGCGGCGTGCCCTTCGCGTTCGCCAGCGGCTACGGCGAGGCCGGCATCAGCGAGGACCACAAGGGCTCGGCCGTTCTGCAGAAGCCCTTCCGCGAGGCCGACCTGCGCCGCGTGCTGGAAGGCCTGGTCGCCCAGACGGCCTGA
- a CDS encoding TonB-dependent receptor domain-containing protein, whose amino-acid sequence MIARNRKSLLASTMMAGLALTAPGVVSAQTAPQDTQVEEVVVTGSLIRRNPLNSPTPLIQIGQEEIQQSGEINIVDYLADIPALQNSQVYEDTTGGFVGIGGLAFLNLRNLGSARTLVLVDGRRHVAGDPGGASVDVDTIPSSLVRRVEVTTGAGSALYGADAVSGVVNFIMRDDYEGVEMDAAIGQLAQNTSAYNKKISLTAGKNFMDGRLNVYGYAETQRSDVVFDKDLAISWVRKNSRLVTLDVDPTSAVNDGVFDVDRRFNLRSLNRPIGGVLVLANGTPGSITTDPDIPYGACATTQANSATFAANCFATNPGKTYQFRADGTPYLADFGAGQTAGAVNRVTTIGGSGDGLSVVETNRLPKQKADRFQVGLNFDVKENVKFFSELKYVEETNVDIFQPHFANVNIRAFGATEYPNDYSALTSFTIGLDNAYMPGEVRNAIINNQRTVYGAPTATAGSAVTGTVNDRRALLRVFSYDLGYRPSIAERNTTRFVGGFRGDFEQLSFVKDVSWELGYTYGKMKAVNTEPETIDVERYAYSIDAVVDTAGELGKAGAVVCRVQLLAKRGVQIKNLDGVAYSANDPTIAGCKPSRVFGTGGFADSKDYITTSLVTKEMNEQHDVRGFASGNLWDFWGAGPIGIAVGGEYRKEQTSADLTDFGDRVLFGNSGGDLAKIGFSVKEGFGEARLPLLKNMFLAENLEVSGNYRYSDYSTIGSTKTWGVNGLWRPVRDIAFRFTYGKSVRAPTLGELYDPPFDTFPSLTDPCSAPIIAGTTDPRIRNNRIKNCALLGIPASYVDPNPGFSNNGKDGSNPNLKAEKSTSHTISAIITPRWTPRLSIVLDYYDIKITDAISTLSAQTLANLCVDEDVLNTTACAAVPRRPASSGPDAYEIDGFTQGPFNFAALLSRGMDFSIKYNFEPGDLFGGKEWGRLDLGVTGNYLIRRQDFTNPTVKGLATNLDTTTNNPRVRFRTTATWSKGPLALTWRADYQTAQELFNYRLVGENIDSREKDYFDTGSFLQQDISFRYDVSEKAYIRGGVNNVFDAEPNVQTGFTDNFDLFGRRFHFGVNMRF is encoded by the coding sequence TTGATCGCGCGCAATAGAAAATCGCTGCTGGCCAGCACCATGATGGCTGGCTTGGCCTTGACCGCTCCTGGTGTCGTGTCCGCCCAGACTGCACCTCAGGATACTCAGGTCGAGGAAGTCGTCGTCACCGGCTCGCTGATCCGTCGTAATCCGCTCAATTCGCCGACGCCGCTGATCCAGATCGGCCAGGAAGAAATCCAGCAGTCGGGCGAGATCAACATCGTCGACTACCTGGCCGACATCCCCGCCCTGCAGAACAGCCAGGTCTACGAAGACACCACCGGCGGCTTCGTCGGCATCGGCGGTCTGGCGTTCCTGAACCTGCGTAACCTCGGCTCCGCGCGGACCCTCGTCCTGGTCGATGGCCGTCGTCACGTCGCCGGCGATCCGGGCGGCGCTTCGGTGGACGTCGACACCATCCCCAGCTCGCTGGTCCGTCGCGTGGAAGTCACCACCGGCGCGGGCTCGGCCCTGTACGGCGCCGACGCCGTCTCGGGCGTCGTCAACTTCATCATGCGCGATGACTACGAAGGCGTCGAAATGGACGCCGCCATCGGTCAGCTGGCGCAGAACACCTCGGCCTACAACAAGAAGATCTCGCTGACCGCCGGCAAGAACTTCATGGACGGCCGCCTGAACGTCTACGGCTACGCCGAGACCCAACGCTCGGACGTCGTGTTCGACAAGGACCTGGCGATTTCGTGGGTCCGCAAGAACAGCCGTCTGGTGACGCTGGACGTCGACCCGACCAGCGCGGTCAACGATGGCGTTTTCGACGTTGATCGTCGCTTCAACCTGCGCTCGCTGAACCGTCCGATCGGCGGCGTTCTGGTGCTGGCCAACGGCACGCCCGGCAGCATCACGACCGATCCGGACATCCCGTACGGCGCCTGCGCCACCACCCAGGCGAACTCGGCCACCTTCGCGGCCAACTGCTTCGCCACCAATCCGGGCAAGACCTATCAGTTCCGCGCCGACGGCACCCCTTATCTGGCCGACTTCGGCGCTGGCCAGACGGCGGGCGCGGTCAACCGCGTCACCACGATCGGCGGCAGCGGCGACGGCCTGAGCGTGGTCGAAACCAACCGCCTGCCCAAGCAGAAGGCCGACCGCTTCCAAGTGGGCCTGAACTTCGACGTCAAGGAGAACGTCAAGTTCTTCAGCGAACTGAAGTATGTCGAAGAAACCAACGTCGACATCTTCCAGCCGCACTTCGCCAACGTGAACATCCGCGCGTTCGGCGCCACCGAGTACCCCAACGACTACAGCGCTCTGACCTCGTTCACGATCGGTCTGGACAACGCCTACATGCCAGGCGAAGTCCGCAACGCGATCATCAACAACCAGCGCACCGTCTACGGCGCGCCGACCGCGACGGCCGGCAGCGCCGTCACGGGCACGGTCAACGACCGTCGCGCCCTGCTGCGCGTGTTCAGCTACGACCTGGGCTATCGCCCGTCGATCGCCGAGCGCAACACCACCCGCTTCGTGGGCGGTTTCCGCGGCGACTTCGAACAGCTGAGCTTCGTGAAGGACGTGTCCTGGGAGCTGGGCTACACCTACGGCAAGATGAAGGCCGTCAACACCGAGCCGGAAACCATCGACGTCGAGCGCTACGCCTACTCGATCGACGCTGTCGTCGACACGGCCGGCGAACTCGGCAAGGCCGGCGCGGTGGTCTGCCGCGTGCAGCTGCTGGCCAAGCGCGGCGTGCAGATCAAGAACCTGGACGGCGTGGCCTACTCGGCCAACGACCCGACCATCGCCGGCTGTAAGCCTTCGCGCGTGTTCGGCACCGGCGGTTTCGCGGACTCGAAGGACTACATCACGACCAGCCTGGTCACCAAGGAGATGAACGAGCAGCACGACGTGCGCGGTTTCGCCTCGGGTAACCTCTGGGACTTCTGGGGCGCGGGTCCGATCGGCATCGCTGTCGGCGGCGAGTACCGCAAGGAACAGACCAGCGCCGACCTGACCGATTTCGGCGATCGCGTGCTGTTCGGCAACTCGGGCGGCGACCTGGCCAAGATCGGCTTCAGCGTCAAGGAAGGCTTCGGCGAAGCTCGCCTGCCCCTGCTGAAGAACATGTTCCTGGCCGAAAACCTGGAAGTCAGCGGCAACTATCGCTATTCGGACTACTCGACCATCGGCTCGACCAAGACCTGGGGCGTGAACGGTCTGTGGCGTCCGGTTCGCGACATCGCGTTCCGCTTCACCTACGGCAAGTCGGTGCGCGCGCCGACGCTGGGTGAGCTCTATGATCCGCCGTTCGACACCTTCCCCAGCCTGACCGACCCGTGCTCGGCCCCGATCATCGCCGGCACGACCGATCCGCGTATCCGCAACAACCGGATCAAGAACTGCGCGCTGCTCGGCATTCCGGCCAGTTACGTGGACCCCAACCCGGGCTTCTCGAACAACGGCAAGGACGGCAGCAACCCGAACCTGAAGGCCGAAAAGTCGACCAGCCACACCATCTCGGCGATCATCACGCCGCGTTGGACGCCGCGTCTGTCGATCGTTCTGGACTACTACGACATCAAGATCACCGACGCGATCTCGACCCTGTCGGCCCAGACCCTCGCCAACCTCTGCGTGGACGAGGACGTCCTGAACACGACCGCCTGCGCCGCCGTTCCGCGTCGCCCGGCCTCGTCGGGTCCCGACGCCTACGAAATTGACGGCTTCACCCAAGGTCCGTTCAACTTCGCGGCTCTGCTGTCGCGCGGCATGGACTTCTCGATTAAGTACAACTTCGAACCCGGCGACCTGTTCGGCGGCAAGGAGTGGGGTCGTCTGGACCTCGGCGTGACGGGCAACTACCTGATCCGTCGTCAGGACTTCACCAACCCGACGGTCAAGGGCCTGGCCACCAACCTGGACACCACCACGAACAACCCGCGCGTCCGCTTCCGCACGACCGCGACCTGGAGCAAGGGCCCGCTCGCGCTGACCTGGCGCGCGGACTACCAAACCGCCCAGGAACTGTTCAACTACCGTCTGGTCGGCGAGAACATCGACTCGCGTGAGAAGGACTACTTCGACACCGGCAGCTTCCTGCAGCAGGACATCTCGTTCCGTTACGACGTCAGCGAGAAGGCCTACATCCGGGGCGGCGTGAACAACGTGTTCGACGCCGAGCCGAATGTGCAGACCGGCTTCACGGACAACTTCGACCTCTTCGGTCGTCGGTTCCACTTCGGCGTCAACATGCGCTTCTAG
- the cdd gene encoding cytidine deaminase, which translates to MSADVSVTFDTLEQDAARALPALLERSYARYSNFTVAAAVIDDEGRAHYGVNVENAAYPSGTCAEQTAIGAMITAGGSRRIAKVLIAAGSDAVVQPCGACRQRIAEFAAKRCEIVSVQGGLPTARTLFWDLLPQAFGPSDLD; encoded by the coding sequence ATGAGCGCCGACGTCTCCGTAACCTTCGACACCCTGGAACAAGACGCCGCCCGAGCTCTGCCCGCCTTGCTGGAGCGGTCCTACGCCCGTTATTCCAACTTCACGGTGGCGGCGGCGGTGATCGATGACGAGGGGCGGGCGCATTATGGCGTCAATGTCGAGAACGCGGCCTATCCCTCCGGAACCTGCGCCGAACAGACCGCGATCGGGGCGATGATCACGGCCGGCGGTTCTCGCCGCATCGCCAAGGTGCTGATCGCGGCCGGCTCCGACGCGGTCGTCCAACCCTGCGGCGCCTGCCGTCAGCGGATCGCCGAATTCGCCGCCAAGCGCTGCGAGATCGTGTCGGTGCAAGGCGGCCTGCCGACCGCAAGGACGCTCTTCTGGGACCTGTTGCCCCAGGCCTTCGGGCCGAGTGATCTGGATTGA
- a CDS encoding BolA family protein encodes MGAVAEAIRGKLEAAFSPSRLELADDSDRHHGHAGHSGAGESHFTLRIEAEAFAGKARVMRQRMVMKVLADELAGPVHALSIVATAPGEA; translated from the coding sequence ATGGGCGCCGTTGCGGAAGCTATTCGCGGCAAGTTGGAGGCCGCTTTCTCGCCGTCGCGCCTGGAGTTGGCGGACGACAGCGACCGTCACCACGGCCACGCCGGCCACAGCGGCGCGGGCGAAAGCCATTTCACCCTGCGCATCGAGGCGGAGGCCTTCGCCGGGAAGGCGCGGGTGATGCGCCAGCGCATGGTGATGAAAGTGCTGGCCGACGAACTGGCGGGGCCGGTCCACGCCCTGTCGATCGTCGCGACCGCGCCCGGAGAGGCTTGA
- a CDS encoding J domain-containing protein: MSRPFEYRPKFYDIRVRPPKEGEDEAVNDVLRLKPGEKRCDHPDCSLPGSAKAPKSRDMPNQHYWFCQRHAAEYNKNWNFYAGMSEAQIRAQQETERMTGGRPTWSFKADANSREAAAAAARDARAFADPFGIFRAQQRRAESQRTAAERGLGKLERQALADLDLEAGADGAAIKAKYKELLKRCHPDANGGDRSAEHKLQRVIKAYKQLQKSGLV; encoded by the coding sequence ATGAGCCGGCCGTTCGAGTACCGCCCCAAATTCTACGACATCCGGGTCCGCCCGCCAAAGGAAGGCGAGGACGAGGCTGTCAACGACGTGCTGCGCCTGAAGCCGGGCGAGAAGCGCTGCGACCATCCCGACTGCAGCCTGCCCGGCTCGGCCAAGGCGCCAAAGTCGCGCGACATGCCCAACCAGCACTACTGGTTCTGTCAGCGGCACGCAGCCGAGTACAACAAGAACTGGAACTTCTACGCCGGCATGAGCGAGGCCCAGATTCGGGCCCAGCAGGAGACCGAGCGGATGACCGGCGGCCGCCCGACCTGGAGCTTCAAGGCCGACGCCAACTCGCGCGAGGCCGCCGCCGCCGCCGCCCGCGACGCTCGCGCCTTCGCCGATCCGTTCGGCATCTTCCGCGCCCAGCAGCGGCGGGCCGAATCCCAGCGCACCGCCGCCGAGCGCGGCCTGGGCAAGCTGGAGCGGCAGGCCCTGGCCGACCTCGACCTCGAGGCCGGCGCCGACGGCGCGGCGATCAAGGCCAAGTACAAGGAGCTGCTCAAGCGCTGCCACCCCGACGCCAACGGCGGCGACCGTAGCGCCGAGCACAAGCTTCAGCGCGTGATCAAGGCCTACAAGCAGTTGCAGAAGTCGGGGCTGGTCTAA
- a CDS encoding nuclear transport factor 2 family protein, with protein sequence MPPFALLAALALSPVEVPSPPALTQAIAARDAALFDVMFAQCDPGALKRLVTDDMEFYHDKGGLMEREAFIADYAKSCEAKRAPDAWRSRRELKPETLRVYAIPGFGAVEEGAHLFYERKGDGPERLAGQARFSILWKLGEDGQWRMARTFSIDHAPAP encoded by the coding sequence ATGCCGCCGTTCGCCCTTCTCGCCGCGCTCGCCTTGTCGCCCGTCGAGGTTCCTTCGCCGCCGGCGTTGACGCAAGCCATCGCCGCGCGGGACGCGGCGCTGTTCGATGTGATGTTCGCGCAATGCGATCCTGGCGCCTTGAAGCGCTTGGTCACCGACGACATGGAGTTCTATCACGACAAGGGCGGTCTGATGGAGCGCGAGGCTTTCATCGCGGACTACGCCAAAAGCTGCGAGGCCAAGCGGGCCCCGGACGCCTGGCGGTCGCGTCGCGAGCTGAAGCCCGAGACCCTGAGGGTCTACGCCATTCCCGGCTTCGGCGCGGTCGAGGAAGGGGCCCACCTCTTCTACGAGCGCAAGGGCGACGGCCCCGAGCGCCTGGCGGGCCAGGCCCGGTTCTCGATCCTGTGGAAGCTGGGCGAGGACGGCCAGTGGCGTATGGCCCGCACCTTCAGCATCGATCACGCGCCCGCCCCTTAG
- a CDS encoding phosphatase PAP2 family protein, which translates to MFHLDVRRLVAVARREIGAASALLIAALGGMGFLAIADEVAEGETHALDLAVLRALRVEGRPQTLVGPDWLHVAAVDVTALGSVAVLSLIILLAFALLASLRRWGEGVLLLAGAVGGVSISQGLKLVFGRERPDMAYRAVEAVNASFPSGHAMLSAVVFLTLGVLTARFADRRRVKVLAISAAVLLSLLVGASRVYLGVHWASDVLAGWCVGGAWAMACWLLAYLVRRRLKPPSALDAT; encoded by the coding sequence GTGTTTCACTTGGACGTTCGAAGACTTGTGGCCGTTGCTCGGCGCGAGATCGGCGCGGCCTCGGCCTTGCTGATCGCGGCGTTGGGCGGAATGGGCTTCCTGGCCATCGCCGACGAGGTGGCCGAGGGCGAGACCCATGCTCTGGACCTGGCCGTGCTGCGCGCCTTGCGGGTCGAGGGGCGACCTCAGACCTTGGTCGGGCCGGACTGGCTGCATGTCGCCGCGGTGGACGTCACGGCGCTCGGCTCCGTGGCGGTGCTCAGCCTGATCATTCTGCTGGCCTTCGCCTTGCTGGCCTCGCTGCGCCGCTGGGGCGAGGGCGTTCTGCTGCTGGCGGGGGCGGTAGGCGGGGTGAGTATCAGCCAGGGCCTGAAGCTGGTGTTCGGGCGCGAGCGGCCCGACATGGCCTATCGCGCGGTCGAGGCGGTCAACGCCAGCTTCCCCTCCGGCCACGCCATGCTGTCGGCGGTCGTGTTCCTCACCCTGGGCGTCCTGACCGCGCGCTTCGCCGATCGGCGGCGGGTCAAGGTGCTGGCGATCAGCGCGGCGGTGCTGCTCAGCCTGCTGGTCGGCGCCAGTCGCGTCTATCTCGGCGTCCACTGGGCCAGCGACGTGCTGGCGGGCTGGTGCGTCGGCGGCGCCTGGGCGATGGCCTGCTGGCTGCTGGCCTATCTCGTGCGCCGTCGGCTCAAGCCGCCTTCGGCTTTGGACGCCACCTGA
- a CDS encoding RcnB family protein, whose product MKRILTASVAVLMLASGATAASAQAYRHDGRYDSRDRAYQQGRHDQARQETRQDRREYRRWAKGQRLDTRYRDRAYYVSDWRRHGLRAPPRGYQWRKVDNQYVLAAVATGLIASVIIANR is encoded by the coding sequence ATGAAACGCATTCTTACCGCTTCGGTGGCCGTGCTGATGCTGGCCAGTGGCGCGACCGCCGCTTCGGCCCAGGCCTATCGCCACGACGGTCGTTACGACAGCCGCGATCGCGCCTATCAGCAGGGCCGCCACGACCAGGCGCGCCAAGAGACCCGCCAGGATCGCCGCGAATACCGTCGCTGGGCCAAGGGCCAGCGCCTGGACACCCGCTACCGCGACCGCGCCTACTATGTCAGCGACTGGCGCCGCCACGGTCTCCGGGCTCCGCCGCGCGGCTATCAGTGGCGCAAGGTCGACAACCAGTACGTCCTGGCCGCCGTCGCCACCGGCCTGATCGCCTCGGTGATCATCGCCAATCGCTAA
- the cobS gene encoding cobaltochelatase subunit CobS: MPEFAETSSAQDPLITLVPDKWVTLRDAFGVDSDMKVPAFSHRDPHVPEIDGAYRFDPQTTKAICAGFAKDRRVMVQGYHGTGKSTHIEQIAARLNWPLVRVNLDSHVSRIDLVGKDAIVLKDGKQVTEFREGILPWSLQRPIALVFDEYDAGRPDVMFVIQRVLEAGGKLTLLDQNRVIRANPYFRLFATTNTIGLGDTTGLYHGTQQINQGQMDRWSIVTTLNYLEHDVEAAIVLAKNPSYDTTEGKRTISAMVRVADMTRNAFMNGDISTVMSPRTVITWAQNAEIFDHDVALAFRLTFLNKCDELERPTVAEFFQRAFGTDLPESAARVKVA, encoded by the coding sequence ATGCCCGAGTTCGCCGAAACCAGCTCCGCCCAAGATCCGCTGATCACCCTGGTCCCTGACAAGTGGGTGACGCTGCGGGACGCATTCGGCGTCGACAGCGACATGAAGGTTCCGGCCTTCAGCCACCGCGATCCGCACGTGCCGGAGATCGACGGCGCCTATCGCTTCGATCCCCAGACGACCAAGGCCATCTGCGCGGGCTTCGCCAAGGACCGCCGCGTCATGGTCCAGGGCTATCACGGCACCGGCAAGTCGACGCACATCGAGCAGATCGCCGCGCGCCTGAACTGGCCGCTGGTCCGGGTGAACCTGGACAGCCACGTCTCGCGGATCGACCTCGTCGGCAAGGACGCGATCGTCCTGAAGGACGGCAAGCAGGTCACCGAATTCCGCGAAGGCATCCTGCCCTGGTCGCTGCAGCGCCCGATCGCCCTGGTGTTCGACGAATACGACGCCGGCCGCCCGGACGTGATGTTCGTGATCCAGCGCGTGCTGGAGGCCGGCGGCAAGCTGACCCTGCTGGACCAGAACCGCGTCATCCGCGCCAATCCGTATTTCCGCCTGTTCGCCACGACCAACACCATCGGCCTGGGCGACACCACCGGCCTCTATCACGGCACCCAGCAGATCAACCAAGGCCAGATGGACCGCTGGTCGATCGTCACGACGCTGAACTACCTTGAGCACGACGTCGAGGCGGCGATCGTGCTGGCCAAGAACCCGTCCTACGACACGACGGAAGGCAAACGCACGATCTCGGCCATGGTCCGCGTCGCCGACATGACCCGCAACGCCTTCATGAACGGCGACATCTCGACGGTCATGAGCCCCCGCACCGTGATCACCTGGGCCCAGAACGCCGAGATCTTCGATCACGACGTGGCCCTGGCCTTCCGCCTGACCTTCCTGAACAAGTGCGACGAGCTCGAGCGCCCCACCGTGGCCGAGTTCTTCCAGCGCGCGTTCGGGACCGACCTGCCGGAAAGCGCCGCGCGGGTGAAGGTGGCTTAA
- a CDS encoding DUF2188 domain-containing protein, with amino-acid sequence MTEVTYTIVEHDGGWAYKVGDTFSETFPSHDAALKAAQRAAGEQRLPGETEGIVYEDKQAVWHQELSSGDDRPTTRVEDAN; translated from the coding sequence ATGACCGAAGTCACCTACACCATCGTCGAACATGACGGCGGCTGGGCCTACAAGGTGGGCGACACCTTCTCCGAGACCTTCCCCAGCCACGACGCTGCGCTGAAGGCCGCCCAGCGCGCGGCCGGCGAGCAGCGCCTGCCCGGCGAGACCGAAGGCATCGTCTACGAAGACAAGCAGGCGGTCTGGCATCAGGAGCTCTCGTCCGGCGACGACCGCCCGACGACCCGCGTCGAGGACGCGAACTAG